A window from Setaria italica strain Yugu1 chromosome VIII, Setaria_italica_v2.0, whole genome shotgun sequence encodes these proteins:
- the LOC101776718 gene encoding receptor kinase-like protein Xa21 — translation MEGRTRLLLLSLLFLFSHARLPPRSRSSSNTTADELALLSFKSMLSGPSALLASWNTSTNYCTWPGVACSRRPPVRVVSLLMNSFNLSGKISPFVGNLSFLEKLNLGNNQLIGEIPPELGRLAKLQLLNLSANSLEGSIPATIGRCTELKLLCLTNNKLQGEIPTEIGNLKNLLGLFLFTNAFSGEIPQSLTELPSMVHLTFYDNKLSGEIPASLSNLTNLQFLGLGKNMLTGSIPSSLGLLPTLSWLDLGFNNLSGVIPTSLWNISSLVMFSVSQNIMLSGTIPPNAFNNLPHLQKIYMDNNQFHGQIPASIANASELEHVQLGYNLFSGIVPPEIGRLRNLSWLELSQTMLEAKEPKDWEFLTALTNCSQLRILDMMFCRLGGVLPNSVSNLSTSLEILFLGHNPISGSIPRDIGNLFNLQIVDFAQNNFTGTIPSSFSRLTNLQGLTLYGNKFSGPISTIGNLTELTYLYLGANGFSGGIPNTLGNLKKLLELDLSRNNFTGSIPNALFNIPTLSEGFDLSYNNLEGDIPQEIGNLKNLVQFHAEFNKLSGQIPSTLGDCQLLQSLYLQNNFLSGNIPSLLGQLKGLENLDLSSNNLSGQIPKFLGDLRMLYYLNVSFNNFIGEVPSTGVFANSSGVSVQGNGRLCGGIPDLHLPLCSLQLPKKKHKLLAVPIVISIAATLAILSSLYILLTWHRRSKTKTPSTMFMPGHPCISYSQLVKATDSFSPSNLLGSGSFGSVYKGELDDQDGESRNLVAVKVLKLQTPGALKSFIVECEALRNMRHRNLVKIVTTCASIDSRGNDFKAIVYDFMPNGSLEGWLHPDANDEQTEQRYLDLAERVTILLDVAYALDYLHSDGPVPVIHCDLKSSNVLLDADMVAHVGDFGLAKIIVDGSLIVQQSVSSMGFRGTIGYAAPEYGAGNVVSTNGDIYSYGILVLEMVTGRRPTDSTFREGLSLREYVELALHNGTMDVIDTRLSLSLENEFQGVGEGDSSQNRKTDCLIALLKLGLSCSEELPSSRMPTADIIRELLVIKGSIL, via the exons ATGGAAGGAAGAACCAGATTGCTATTGCTATCCTTGCTGTTCCTCTTCTCCCATGCTCGGTTGCCTCCGCGCAGCAGAAGCAGTAGTAACACGACAGCCGACGAGCTTGCGCTCCTCTCCTTCAAGTCCATGTTGTCAGGCCCATCTGCTTTGCTCGCTTCATGGAACACGTCCACCAATTACTGTACCTGGCCAGGAGTAGCTTGCAGCCGTCGGCCACCTGTGAGGGTGGTCTCGTTGCTCATGAACTCCTTCAATCTTTCAGGGAAAATCTCGCCATTCGTGGGCAACCTATCTTTTCTAGAGAAGCTGAACCTTGGGAATAACCAGCTCATCGGGGAGATACCACCAGAGCTTGGTCGTCTGGCCAAGCTTCAGTTGCTGAACCTGAGCGCAAATTCACTGGAAGGAAGCATTCCGGCGACTATAGGCAGATGCACTGAGCTCAAATTGCTGTGCTTAACCAATAATAAGCTCCAGGGTGAGATCCCCACGGAGATAGGTAACTTGAAAAATCTTCTCGGGTTGTTCCTTTTCACTAATGCTTTCTCAGGAGAAATCCCTCAATCACTAACAGAACTACCATCTATGGTGCACTTGACTTTCTATGACAATAAATTATCTGGTGAGATACCGGCTAGTTTGAGCAATCTTACCAACCTTCAGTTTCTTGGTCTTGGAAAGAACATGCTAACTGGATCCATCCCTTCATCTCTTGGTCTATTGCCCACATTATCATGGCTTGACTTGGGATTTAACAATTTAAGTGGGGTTATCCCCACTTCTCTTTGGAACATTTCCTCTCTAGTCATGTTTTCTGTCTCACAAAACATTATGCTAAGTGGAACAATACCTCCAAATGCATTCAATAATCTTCCTCATCTGCAGAAGATATACATGGACAACAACCAGTTTCATGGACAGATCCCTGCCTCGATAGCTAATGCTTCTGAGTTAGAGCATGTTCAGCTCGGTTATAATCTTTTTAGTGGCATAGTTCCCCCGGAGATTGGAAGATTAAGAAATCTCAGTTGGCTCGAGCTCTCACAAACTATGCTTGAAGCTAAAgaacccaaggattgggaatttCTAACTGCACTGACAAATTGCTCCCAGTTGAGAATTTTAGACATGATGTTTTGCAGGCTTGGAGGAGTCCTTCCAAATTCAGTTTCAAATCTTTCTACTTCTCTAGAAATACTCTTCCTGGGACACAACCCAATTTCCGGAAGCatacctagagatattggtaaTCTCTTCAACTTGCAGATTGTGGATTTTGCTCAGAACAACTTCACAGGAACTATTCCTTCATCATTCAGTAGGCTTACAAACTTGCAAGGTTTGACCCTATATGGAAACAAGTTTAGTGGGCCAATCTCCACCATCGGAAATCTTACAGAACTAACTTATTTATACCTGGGTGCTAATGGCTTCAGTGGTGGGATACCAAACACACTGGGAAACCTGAAAAAACTGTTGGAATTAGATCTTTCAAGAAATAATTTTACAGGCTCAATACCGAATGCATTGTTCAACATCCCCACACTCTCAGAAGGTTTTGATCTATCATATAATAACTTGGAGGGAGATATACCACAAGAAATCGGGAACTTAAAAAATCTTGTACAATTCCATGCAGAGTTCAACAAACTATCAGGTCAGATTCCTTCCACCCTAGGCGACTGTCAACTTCTGCAGAGTCTCTATTTGCAAAATAATTTCTTGAGTGGCAATATTCCGTCACTCCTGGGTCAGTTGAAAGGTCTTGAAAATCTTGACCTCTCGAGCAACAATTTATCTGGCCAGATACCCAAATTCTTAGGAGACCTTAGAATGCTCTATTATCTGAACGTTTCATTCAATAATTTTATTGGAGAAGTGCCATCTACTGGCGTTTTCGCAAATTCCTCTGGAGTTTCAGTCCAAGGCAATGGCAGACTTTGCGGGGGCATACCTGATCTACATTTGCCTCTTTGTTCATTACAACTACCAAAGAAAAAACATAAACTTCTGGCGGTACCTATTGTTATTTCTATTGCTGCAACATTGGCCATCCTTTCGTCGCTCTATATTCTTCTAACCTGGCACAGGAGAAGCAAAACAAAAACTCCTTCAACAATGTTCATGCCAGGCCACCCATGTATCTCTTATTCACAGTTGGTAAAAGCAACAGATAGTTTCTCGCCTAGCAATTTGCTGGGTTCTGGATCATTTGGGTCTGTGTACAAAGGAGAGCTAGATGATCAGGATGGTGAAAGTAGAAATCTTGTGGCTGTGAAGGTACTAAAGCTTCAAACTCCTGGTGCACTCAAGAGTTTCATAGTTGAATGTGAAGCACTGCGAAACATGAGACACCGGAATCTTGTCAAGATAGTTACAACTTGTGCAAGCATTGATTCAAGAGGAAATGACTTCAAAGCAATTGTCTATGACTTTATGCCAAATGGGAGTTTAGAAGGTTGGCTACATCCTGATGCAAATGATGAGCAGACAGAGCAAAGGTACTTAGATCTCGCAGAAAGAGTGACCATACTACTAGATGTGGCTTATGCATTGGATTACCTTCATTCTGATGGCCCAGTTCCTGTTATACATTGTGATCTTAAGTCAAGTAATGTGCTCTTGGATGCTGATATGGTTGCCCATGTTGGAGACTTTGGACTTGCCAAGATTATTGTTGATGGAAGCTTAATTGTCCAACAGTCAGTGAGCTCGATGGGGTTCAGAGGGACAATTGGTTATGCTGCCCCAG AGTATGGTGCTGGGAACGTGGTGTCAACAAATGGAGACATCTACAGTTATGGAA